A region of Etheostoma cragini isolate CJK2018 chromosome 24, CSU_Ecrag_1.0, whole genome shotgun sequence DNA encodes the following proteins:
- the LOC117939601 gene encoding ly6/PLAUR domain-containing protein 6-like — MMAAWLTVAWVLLMTNIADWLKTVQSRDFTMTDIILLHPSTTPHPGGFKCFTCEDAADNYECNRWAPDVYCPKDARYCHTLHMMDNRGNSVSVTKRCVTLEDCLFIGCADVTDNGYQMCSSCCEGNICNMLAPRNASNAIFSSTSPLVSSSRGFLPAKLSYVIIGLFTARHVG; from the exons ATGATGGCGGCCTGGCTAACAGTGGCCTGGGTCCTGCTAATGACCAACAttgctgattggctgaaaaCTGTCCAGTCACGGGACTTCACCATGACAGACATCATCCTGCTGCATCCCTCAA CTACACCTCATCCTGGTGGCTTTAAGTGCTTCACGTGTGAGGACGCTGCAGATAACTATGAGTGTAATCGCTGGGCACCGGATGTTTACTGTCCAAAAG ATGCCAGATACTGTCACACACTCCACATGATGGATAACCGTGGCAACAGTGTGTCTGTGACAAAGCGCTGTGTGACACTGGAGGACTGTCTGTTTATCGGCTGTGCTGATGTCACCGACAATGGCTATCAG ATGTGCTCGTCCTGCTGTGAGGGGAACATCTGTAACATGTTGGCGCCAAGGAACGCGAGCAACGCCATCTTCTCCTCGACTTCTCCCCTGGTCAGCTCGAGCAGAGGGTTCCTCCCTGCAAAGCTGAGCTACGTCATCATCGGCCTCTTTACAGCTAGACACGTTGGATAG
- the mmadhca gene encoding metabolism of cobalamin associated Da: MSTSVLCGRGRLVQYKTTGHQALSAIRVCRTRTFSAASSDEPYIAVSPRDSGPRTVWPDENMGPFGPQDRRFQLPGNAGFECHLEGMENQKKTPVHRTVPDVLTAPSSIERHQFILAQFVNEFQGNLGSIDTRVNKAEQYFNQTDADCSINSCPELLRKDLELMFPAAPTTSITVVTVTQSNSQREEAVDQDRDKLLHKFVSGAKEMCFALWTAGYWADFIDPTTGAPFFASPSSQTKLQTEEELRDLGFHIEVSGSCTVIRHILRGTPLFVGTVFTNAPTHSAAIARLQGLSNVLADDE, translated from the exons ATGTCCACTAGT GTGCTGTGTGGTCGAGGCAGGTTGGTCCAATATAAGACCACTGGCCATCAAGCATTAAGTGCTATCCGTGTATGCAGAACCAGAACCTTCTCTGCTGCAAGCTCGGATGAGCCTTACATAGCTGTATCACCCAGAGACTCAG GCCCCAGGACAGTGTGGCCGGATGAGAACATGGGACCTTTTGGACCTCAGGACCGGCGATTTCAGTTACCGGGTAATGCTGGGTTTGAATGCCACCTGGAGGGCATGGAAAACCAGAAGAAGACTCCAGTTCACAGGACGGTGCCTGATGTACTGACGGCCCCAAGCTCCATAGAGAGACACCAGTTCATACTGGCCCAGTTTGTTAATGAGTTTCAA GGAAACCTGGGTAGCATAGACACGAGAGTCAACAAGGCTGAGCAGTACTTTAATCAGACGGACGCAGACTGCTCCATAAATTCCTGCCCTGAGCTGTTAAGGAAAG atctTGAGCTCATGTTCCCCGCAGCGCCCACCACCTCCATCACAGTTGTGACAGTCACACAGAGTAACAGTCAGAGGGAGGAGGCAGTAGACCAGGACAGAGACAAGCTGCTCCACAAA TTTGTAAGTGGAGCAAAGGAAATGTGCTTCGCTCTATGGACTGCAGGCTACTGGGCAGACTTTATTGACCCAACAACAGGAGCACCT TTCTTTGCATCTCCATCAAGTCAAACCAAACTGCAGACAGAGGAGGAACTAAGAGATTTGGGCTTCCACATCGAAGTGTCGGGCTCCTGCACAGTTATTCGCCACATCCTCAGAGGAACGCCTTTGTTTGTGGGGACTGTTTTCACCAATGCACCCACTCACAGTGCTGCTATCGCAAGACTACAAGGACTTTCAAATGTACTTGCTGATGACGAATAG